Within Desulfomicrobium escambiense DSM 10707, the genomic segment AAATGCATGGTCATGACCCGAGGCGCGTCGGCGGCCAGGATCGCCGCCGGGTCGCCCGAGTGCGAGGAGAGGTACAGGCCGGCCGCGTATACGTCGAAGAATGTGAAGGTACGCATGCCCATGCCGTTGAGCTTCAGTTCCGTCCCACTTTCGGTGACCGTGTCGGGCAGGGTGACGTCGCCTAGAGTCGCGCCCGAGGCGGGCGAGGACAGGCAGAGGACGAAGAGGCACACGAGGATGTATTTGCGGATCATGGTCGTTCCTTGAGCGTCTAATTTATTGGAATGATGGCGGTGTTTGAATGTCTTCACGGTTGGGTTGAGCGTCCGCTTAACACCCTCCGGGACAAATGAAAAGAGGCGGCTCGGCCTTCGGCGTATGGGGAAAGCATGCTCGTTGCGATTCTTTCGGACATTCACGGCAACCTCGAAGCCCTGACCTCGGTCTGGGCGGACATGGCGGCTTTCGCCGTGGACGAGGTCGTCTGCCTGGGGGACATGGTCGGCTACGGGCCCAACCCCGACGAGGTGCTGCGGTCCGTGCGCGACCGGGGGGCGCGTTGCTGCCTCGGCAACCACGAGCTCGGCATCGTCAGCCGGTCCGAGCGGTCCTGGTTCAACCCCACGGCCAGAAAGGGCCTGGCCCTGACCGCCGCTCTCCTGTCCCCCGACAGCCTGGCCTTCATCTCCGGCCTGCCGCGCTTCATCATGCTGGCCGGAGCGCGGTTCGTGCACGGGTTTCCGCCCGACAGCGTGACGACGTACCTGTACCAGGCCGCGGACGACCGTTTGGCCTTTTGGTTCGACCGGGGCGAACCCCTGACCTTCGTCGGGCACACCCACGAACTCATGCTGCTGCTCCGGGACGGCGCCGGGATCGAACGCCGCGAACTCGGGGCGGGCCGCTTCGGCCTCGTGGACCGGCCCTGCATCGTCAACGCCGGCAGCGTAGGGCAGCCCCGCGACGGCAACAATAACGCGAAATATCTTCTCTGGGACACGGACGGGAACACCGTGGACGTGCGCTTCGTGCCCTACGACATCGCCGCCACCGTGGCGAAGATCCGCGAGCGCGGCTTTCCCGAGTTCTACGGGTCGAGGCTGTGGTGATGGACATCGGGCGCTACACCGTCCTCGGCCCTCTGGGGCGCGGCGGCATGGGCCGGGTCTTCAAGGTCCGGCACCGGGAGCTCGGGCGCGTCATGGCCCTGAAGCTCCTGGAACCGCCGGAGATTCTTGTGGATCTCATGGGCGCGGCAGCCGTGCGCGAGGCGTTCCTGCGCGAGGCGAGCATCCTGGCCGGATGCGACCACCGCAACATCGCCCAGGTCTGGGACCTCGACGAGGACCGGGGGCGGCCCTTCATGGTCCTCGAATACCTGTGCATGAACGTCGGCTCCCTCATCGGCGAGGGCCGGATCATGGAGGCGCCGACGCGGATTGTCCCGCCGCGCACGGCCCTGGATTTCGTGCGCCAGACCCTCGACGGGCTCGGGTATCTGCACGACCGGGGCATCGTGCAT encodes:
- a CDS encoding metallophosphoesterase family protein, with amino-acid sequence MLVAILSDIHGNLEALTSVWADMAAFAVDEVVCLGDMVGYGPNPDEVLRSVRDRGARCCLGNHELGIVSRSERSWFNPTARKGLALTAALLSPDSLAFISGLPRFIMLAGARFVHGFPPDSVTTYLYQAADDRLAFWFDRGEPLTFVGHTHELMLLLRDGAGIERRELGAGRFGLVDRPCIVNAGSVGQPRDGNNNAKYLLWDTDGNTVDVRFVPYDIAATVAKIRERGFPEFYGSRLW